One genomic segment of Brassica napus cultivar Da-Ae chromosome A3, Da-Ae, whole genome shotgun sequence includes these proteins:
- the LOC111216019 gene encoding transcription factor bHLH129-like → MEEGTGFPLGRPNGRYGGGGERVPSRLKSELRFSGGGSNSHQEHNSEVEGPSAINGVASTSMSFGNDHDNWDNSPSHISFTIDEPGKRSKTTDFFTLETPFSMPQTSLEMESLINIPEDSVPWKVRAKRGCATHPRSIAERERRTRISGKLKKLQELVPNMEKQTSYADMLDLAVEHIKGLQHHIESLEKGIERCTCGACKKR, encoded by the exons ATGGAAGAGGGGACTGGTTTTCCTCTAGGGCGGCCAAACGGAAGATACGGCGGAGGAGGTGAGCGAGTGCCGTCAAGGTTGAAGTCGGAGCTGAGATTTTCCGGCGGGGGAAGTAATAGCCATCAAGAACATAACTCGGAGGTGGAAGGGCCTTCGGCTATAAACGGTGTCGCATCGACGAGTATGAGTTTTGGAAATGATCATGATAACTGGGACAACTCGCCTTCTCATATCAGTTTCACCATTGATGAACCCGGAAAACGGTCCAAGACCACCGACTTTTTCACCTTAGAAACTCCG TTTAGCATGCCACAAACGTCACTGGAGATGGAGAGTTTGATAAACATCCCAGAGGATTCGGTACCTTGGAAGGTTAGGGCCAAGCGTGGCTGTGCTACTCACCCGCGCAGCATCGCTGAAAGG GAGAGAAGAACGAGAATAAGTGGGAAGCTGAAGAAGCTACAAGAACTTGTGCCCAATATGGAAAAG CAAACGAGCTATGCAGACATGTTGGATTTGGCTGTTGAGCATATCAAAGGTCTTCAACACCATATAGAG